The bacterium genomic sequence CACTACTTTTCATACTAATGGGACTTGCCTTTTATTATGTCTGGTTGAATAATTTTGGACATAATAGAACCTTAGTAATTGGTATTTTTGCATTGCAACTTGTCCTTAACTTGTTGTGGTCTCTTCTTTTCTTTGGCCTCAGATCGCCACTTACGGCATTAATAGAAATTGTTGTTTTGTGGTTTGTAATATTGCTTAACATAATTCTGTTTTTCAGGGTTTCAAGGGTTGCAGGGTATTTGCTTGTGCCCTACCTTTTGTGGGTAACGTTTGCAACGGTAATAAACCTTGCAATCTATCTGCTAAACCGTTAAGAAAAGATTAAATTTTTGAAGCTTTGATGAAATTGATTG encodes the following:
- a CDS encoding tryptophan-rich sensory protein, translated to MPKGLKLLISVAIPLLVGFIGSLFTSSSVNTWYKEINRPSFTPPSWLFAPAWTLLFILMGLAFYYVWLNNFGHNRTLVIGIFALQLVLNLLWSLLFFGLRSPLTALIEIVVLWFVILLNIILFFRVSRVAGYLLVPYLLWVTFATVINLAIYLLNR